Proteins from a single region of Platichthys flesus chromosome 16, fPlaFle2.1, whole genome shotgun sequence:
- the prf1.3 gene encoding perforin-1.3, which translates to MPSSSFFLLLLLLPPALACRTGSFTECQQAPFVPGHNLVGEGFDLVKLKMTGASVVDMKRFMVGGVEGNCTVCQNHLLNQTQKLPVSVVDWRIKVHCRRSLSSKMFESSQSMMKDTSSSVGVSWKVGLSVAGLGGFAVGGSHSKSTQFAESRSRKDKFSFTTHDLNCKYYTFRLQSNPPLSKEFEVSLKNLPSTYDLKNTSAFQQFLTIYGTHFIRRVHLGGRVHSVTAIRTCEAAISKMSVHAVSNCLSVEASGTIKGVTAKASSAFCKNKRKSLKTGATFSQAFSDRTTEVMGGDGNVGDILFTPNGAAGYKKWLSSLRRVPGVVSYEISPLHLLVTDNPTLRSGLQEAISNYIRKSAKKLSCPAGCKVGKQNKNCACQCQGHRMVDSNCCPGETGVARMNVTVVRAQGLWGDYFSKTDGYVKVFYGNRGATTPVIWNNDFPQWNYLIRLETVNLRRRVAVVFEVWDRDNGWNDNLLGKVVLIPTSGHSSIKSFRLKHGSLSVQLSAVCAPSLQGSLCEQYAASPSYTEVMA; encoded by the exons atgccctcctcctccttcttcctcctcctcctcctcctcccccccgccctGGCCTGTCGGACCGGCTCCTTCACGGAGTGTCAGCAGGCTCCCTTCGTCCCCGGTCACAATCTGGTGGGAGAAGGTTTTGATTTGGTGAAGTTGAAGATGACTGGAGCGAGTGTCGTGGACATGAAGCGCTTCATGGTGGGAGGAGTCGAGGGGAACTGCACCGTGTGCCAGAACCACCTCCTGAACCAG ACACAGAAGCTCCCGGTGTCGGTCGTTGACTGGAGGATCAAG gtgCACTGTCGGCGCAGTCTGAGCAGTAAGATGTTCGAGTCCAGTCAGTCCATGATGAAAGACACGAGCTCCTCTGTGGGCGTCAGCTGGAAG GTTGGCCTCAGTGTGGCGGGACTGGGCGGTTTTGCTGTTGGAGGATCACATTCCAAATCAACACAGTTTGCGGAGAGTCGCAGCAGAAAAGACAAGTTCTCCTTCACCACGCACGACCTCAACTGCAAATACTACAC CTTCCGTCTTCAATCGAATCCTCCGCTGAGCAAAGAGTTCGAGGTTTCTTTGAAGAACCTTCCGTCCACCTACGACCTGAAGAACACCTCGGCCTTCCAGCAGTTCCTCACCATCTACGGGACCCACTTCATCCGCAGGGTTCACCTGGGGGGTCGAGTGCACTCCGTCACAGCCATCCGGACTTGTGAGGCCGCCATCAGCAAGATGTCTGTCCATGCAGTCAGCAACTGTCTGTCAGTCGAGGCCAGTGGAACCATTAAGGGCGTCACTGCCAAAGCCAGCAGTGCGTTCTGCAAAAATAAGAGAAAGAGTCTTAAAACCGGGGCAACCTTCAGTCAGGCCTTCTCTGACAGGACCACTGAGGTTATGGGAGGAGATGGGAACGTGGGGGACATCCTGTTCACCCCCAATGGAGCCGCAGGCTACAAGAAGTGGCTCTCTTCCCTCAGGAGGGTCCCAGGTGTGGTGTCCTACGAAATCAGTCCCCTGCACCTGCTG GTGACAGATAACCCCACCCTGAGGTCCGGCCTCCAAGAGGCCATCAGCAACTACATCCGCAAAAGTGCCAAGAAGCTGAGCTGCCCCGCCGGCTGCAAGGTCGGGAAGCAGAACAAGAACTGTGCCTGTCAGTGCCAAGGTCACCGCATGGTCGACTCCAACTGCTGCCCCGGGGAGACAGGCGTGGCCCGGATGAATGTGACGGTGGTCCGAGCCCAGGGGCTGTGGGGGGACTACTTCTCCAAGACGGACGGATATGTTAAAGTGTTCTACGGAAACCGAGGAGCCACAACACCGGTGATCTGGAACAATGACTTCCCCCAGTGGAACTACCTCATTCGGCTGGAAACCGTTAACCTACGTCGCAGAGT AGCTGTCGTCTTCGAGGTCTGGGACCGGGACAATGGTTGGAACGACAACCTGCTGGGGAAGGTGGTCCTCATCCCCACGAGTGGTCATAGCTCCATCAAGAGCTTCAGGTTGAAGCACGGCTCGCTGTCCGTCCAGCTGTCTGCAGTGTGTGCTCCCAGCCTGCAGGGGTCGCTGTGTGAGCAGTACGCCGCCTCGCCAAGCTACACGGAGGTCATGGCGTAA